The following are encoded together in the Babesia microti strain RI chromosome II, complete genome genome:
- a CDS encoding conserved Plasmodium protein, unknown function (overlaps_old_locusTagID:BBM_II00155), giving the protein MATVTALIGTLYKYTVDATFTTTTESLNTLLNQLHMTGYMLCNAEYRLSLYEKLNNAIPQDNSQGDTPENDPYEGEERLEGGISRTDDLLTFIRQLPEAQTNSLTENASVQAIQVLKSVAQVVVQGLAANSKQQSSLQLDFVNRGNKQFLAPIALPLITQNAVSIKQLCLWHLALGYTVRQIEVRHQIQESLEQDS; this is encoded by the coding sequence ATGGCGACGGTCACAGCCTTGATAGGTACCTTATACAAGTACACCGTAGATGCTACTTTTACTACCACAACTGAAAGCCTAAATACGCTTCTAAACCAATTGCATATGACCGGATACATGCTTTGTAATGCAGAATATCGTCTATCACTCTATGAAAAGCTAAATAACGCAATCCCTCAAGATAATAGTCAGGGGGACACTCCTGAGAATGACCCGTATGAAGGGGAGGAGCGCCTGGAAGGAGGCATAAGTAGAACAGATGATTTGCTCACATTTATTAGACAACTACCAGAGGCTCAGACTAACTCATTAACTGAAAATGCGAGTGTACAGGCTATTCAAGTCTTAAAGTCGGTGGCACAAGTTGTGGTTCAGGGACTAGCTGCCAACAGCAAACAACAGTCTTCGCTGCAATTGGATTTTGTTAACAGGGGTAACAAACAATTCCTAGCGCCCATAGCTTTGCCTCTTATTACACAAAATGCAGTTTCCATTAAGCAGTTGTGTCTATGGCACTTGGCATTGGGATATACTGTGAGGCAAATTGAGGTGAGGCATCAAATACAAGAGTCCCTAGAACAAGATAGTTGA